A single genomic interval of Malania oleifera isolate guangnan ecotype guangnan chromosome 13, ASM2987363v1, whole genome shotgun sequence harbors:
- the LOC131146008 gene encoding protein SAR DEFICIENT 4: protein MAAAPVFIDAFTLRSILTHKSLIHHLQSSLPAISSTVHAPLRQSHSLSPSSSLLLMPSWSSSPSLPYIGVKLVTYFPQNSLLHLPGVHASYALFHSLTGAPLATIEGSDLTLFRTSSISALASLYLSKPDAQVLLMVGCGSLAPHLVKAHLAARPSLKKVLIWNRTPEKATRLARNLGEEGGFEGVEFQSCGRLEEIVGLGDIVSCATNSESPLVMGAALKAGAHLDLVGSFRDCMRECDDEAIRRGKVFVDNEAALEEAGELVGAFDRGVISRGEIAGKLVELIGGEKVGRKDSEEITVFKSVGSAAVDLLSAQLVYETFMKRKA from the coding sequence atggCCGCCGCCCCGGTATTCATAGACGCCTTCACTCTCCGATCAATCCTCACCCACAAGTCCCTCATTCACCATCTCCAATCATCCCTCCCCGCGATCTCATCCACTGTCCACGCCCCACTCCGCCAATCCCACTCTCTCTCCCCTTCTTCCTCCCTCCTCCTCATGCCCTCCTGGTCCTCCTCCCCTTCCCTCCCCTACATCGGCGTCAAGCTCGTCACCTACTTCCCCCAAAACTCCCTCCTCCACCTCCCCGGCGTCCACGCCTCTTACGCCCTCTTTCACTCCCTCACCGGCGCCCCCCTCGCCACCATCGAGGGTTCCGACCTCACCCTCTTCAGAACCTCCTCCATTTCCGCCTTAGCCTCCCTCTACCTCTCCAAGCCCGATGCCCAAGTCCTCCTCATGGTCGGATGCGGCTCCCTCGCGCCCCACCTCGTGAAGGCGCATCTCGCGGCGAGACCCAGCTTGAAGAAGGTTCTGATTTGGAATCGAACGCCGGAGAAGGCGACGAGGCTGGCTCGAAATTTGGGGGAAGAAGGGGGATTCGAAGGTGTGGAGTTCCAGAGTTGTGGGCGTTTGGAGGAAATTGTGGGATTAGGGGATATCGTGAGCTGCGCGACGAACTCCGAGAGCCCGCTGGTGATGGGGGCGGCTCTGAAGGCCGGTGCGCACCTGGATTTGGTGGGATCGTTCAGGGATTGTATGAGGGAGTGCGACGATGAGGCGATTAGGCGAGGGAAAGTGTTCGTGGACAACGAGGCAGCGTTGGAGGAGGCGGGGGAATTGGTGGGTGCTTTCGATCGGGGAGTGATATCGCGGGGGGAGATCGCCGGAAAATTGGTGGAGTTGATCGGAGGGGAGAAGGTGGGAAGGAAGGATTCGGAGGAGATAACTGTGTTCAAGTCGGTCGGTTCGGCTGCGGTGGATCTCCTTAGCGCGCAGTTGGTGTATGAGACCTTCATGAAGAGGAAGGCTTAG